A part of Colius striatus isolate bColStr4 chromosome 13, bColStr4.1.hap1, whole genome shotgun sequence genomic DNA contains:
- the GPR119 gene encoding glucose-dependent insulinotropic receptor: protein MASSALGTILAVLASLIIAANTLMAVALLRLIQKSGSKGLYFVLNLAVADAMVGFTATGVAIDEFSQSSYPTQIFCVLRMAFVISSSAASILSLLLIACDRHLAIRKPFHYLQLVTGLRVGLRLLGVWLVAAIIGFLPVLAPAFQKISSYKKCSFFGVFHPTYMLTVFCVGFFPALFLFIYLYCDMLKVASVHAQHIQEVQQAGLAGGCPPARTTSDMKAMRTVATLIGSFTLTWLPFFLASIVLTVCSECFPYKVIESYLWLLGLSNSLLNPLLYSYRQKDVRLQLSQLAAGLKRRVLVRLRNGRRLPGRDTKALPGRDTKALPTVSCPRLQD, encoded by the coding sequence ATggccagctcagccctgggaaCCATCCTGGCCGTGCTGGCCTCGCTCATCATCGCTGCCAACACGCTGATGGCCGTCGCTCTGCTTCGCCTCATCCAGAAGAGTGGCTCCAAGGGGCTGTATTTCGTCCTTAACCTCGCCGTTGCGGACGCCATGGTCGGCTTCACCGCCACGGGGGTCGCCATCGATGAGTTTTCCCAGTCTTCTTACCCTACCCAGATCTTCTGCGTCCTAAGGATGGCTTTTGTCATCTCCTCATCAGCTGCCTCCATCCTCTCCCTGCTTCTGATCGCATGCGACAGGCACCTGGCCATCAGGAAGCCGTTCCACTACTTGCAGCTGGTGACGGGCCTGCGGGTGGGCCTGCGCCTGCTGGGGGTCTGGCTGGTGGCCGCCATCATCGGCTTCCTCCCCGTCCTCGCCCCGGCCTTCCAGAAGATATCCAGCTACAAGAAGTGCTCCTTCTTCGGGGTCTTCCACCCCACCTACATGCTCACCGTCTTCTGTGTCGGCTTCTTCCCAGCACTCTTCCTCTTCATTTACCTCTACTGCGACATGCTGAAGGTCGCCTCGGTGCACGCGCAGCACATCCAGGAGGTGCAGCAGGCGGGGCTGGCGGGGGGCTGCCCCCCGGCCCGCACCACCAGCGATATGAAGGCCATGCGCACCGTCGCCACGCTCATCGGCAGCTTCACCCTCACCTGGCTGCCCTTCTTCCTGGCCAGCATCGTGCTGACCGTCTGCTCCGAGTGCTTCCCCTACAAAGTCATCGAGAGCTACCTCTGGCTGCTGGGACTCAGCAACTCCCTCCTGAACCCCCTGCTGTACTCCTACCGGCAGAAGGACGTGCggctgcagctctcccagctggcagcagggctgaagAGGAGAGTCCTCGTCCGCCTGAGGAACGGCCGCCGGCTCCCTGGCAGAGACACCAAGGCTCTCCCTGGCAGAGACACCAAGGCTCTCCCCACCGTGTCCTGCCCGCGGCTCCAGGACTGA